atctgataatgacaatcgaatagatacaatatcagtatataactcaattcaacagctgttctgatcaatactcaaatcaaaacataatcggatcaatgtcaatcgacatacgataccacaataccatctcaactaataccgagtctgatcaatatcaatttacggatgtttcgacggcataacaatacagtctcgataaccccgtcaattccaacaccataGATATCATatcagaactcataatcactatcgatataactcataatttcaacgataatataaatctgatatcgattctcaatcaaatcgactccaaaattcataacaattccataatcagtccgtttcttaatctgacttcgattctatgatgcctaacatgtcaagaacatcatatatgaattccattccattctggcaatatcataatttcaagacatatcaaaacgtagcaaaacttacgtccagttgtagcctacgtcgataggaacacagtactgaagtcggatttaaaatcagacggacgaatttctcacaaaaggcgtaaggatattCTATCACTTTCCCTGACCCTttttctcggttttcttgccAAATTCTGAAAGGATTTCGTacgttttgtatatatatatctatatacacATTCACGCATGTAAAGCAAATGGCTCATCCCACATGcaacatgtctcgcgcatatgcgcgaccctcctccgcgcatatgcgcgaggcgataaGCCCTGGCGCGTGTCTACACGGCatctagcgcatatgcgcgcctcacctcggcgcatatgcgcgaggttctctggacaaagcatactacagctcgcgcatatgcgcgtcatcaccccgcgcatatgcgcgggatcctctgcccaactcgcgcacagctcgcgcatcacgtcgcgcatgtgcgcgagtggcacctccctcgcacctaattcgtgtcttttctcgtctgtcccggtctgatctgttccgtctTTAATCACCTTTCACTTACCCATAATTCGTATTAATTAttgccaaatcatttcagattaatctcagattactgtaaataaaatctcgggccttacataagGAGTgattgaaacgtccactactcgtttttctttaaaaagtactagaattttttattattatttcggCCGAACACAtccacacacatatatatatttttaaaataactttgcaccattttaaaaataaaacaacgaactatatttgaaaatccaaaggaaaataattcgaaacataaaatcgtcaatcgttTACCAAAAAcctaacttagcaatatttcaaaaataaacctaactctaacatcctctcaaaaccactcaaaagcatcataaaaatctttaacatatacttaaatcataaacttaaaataaatgcaaaaaACTAGCGTTGTTCCTCAGGTTGTGtgtaccttcagtccagtaagatcaaccatcaagttcCTCAACAATATCattatcatgctcacctgcatcgatatcttggtaacaagtaatacatatacaatcacatgcaacagtgaaaataatttGACTtgaaatagcttttcatgaacatacataatcataaacatttcattttcatcatatacgtatacgttttccttttcgttgaatttaaatcgttaattgtgacttccgtattagctgaaggtcgatggatccatctgcgtataaccacagtactaggcggcggggacatcagcgacactctcctccgtcaactgagccttggccttacatatcatcataatcatcgtatcatcataatcatcgtattagtgacaatcacttcacctccttcaacttttcgtaTTCTCaacacttataaaaattcaagcatataataatcaattttcttttaaaccaagcatgcaacatatcttttagcgttaacgtttcatcataaaattacataaacatttaaaataagcatattatcattatttacagcattcagggcactgccaggacgtctactatttttaggtgtaaaactAGAGTtaacgaaagtaagaaaaagtcaaatgaCTGTTTGACCCCTAGAATtagaatttctcgattttgattttttcttactttcgtcaACTCTAGAccattccaaataattatttaagcttaaagtaaatttcttatatttttatttagtttaaactCGAGGCTTTTAATTTAATTCCtaattattaattcgtagagcgtttaattcccgaattaattcaaactttattatttaaatccCAAATTTTagacatagactttttattgcctaaattacccttgtgagccatgagccacccccgtggaccccaCGATTCAGCATGTAGCCATTAAACTTGATTTTCGAACCATGGCTTGAACCCGTCGAGCCATCGCTCAATATTATCGaaccacgcccgagccacctcgagcccaACCCTGACCagcccacctagggaccctactgaccagacCTGACCCACGGAGCCAGCCCCACTCACGCACGAACCCTGCACGTTGACCTGAGCTGCTCATGTGTGCTTCCTAGTCTTCCTAGGACTCCTAATCACCCTAGGACTCTTGGGTTTGTTTAACCACTGATCCCCTCTGATCCTCACCTTCCTTGGACCATGCTCAGACCCAACCGAACCCggcccaagcccctgaaccacGCAGAGTGCCGCTGCAACATAAACGAACCCGTGCGTCTCCCATTGTACGCATATGAGTCCTACTTCGCGTGGGATCCTTTGCACCAGCCACCACCTAGCCTTAGCCTTCCTGACCCTCTCTGGATCATCCTGAGCCACCACCTAGACCACCTAGCCAGCGCCGAAACCCCTGCACGCGGCTGCATCCCTCGGGTTGCATGGGGAGAGTCCTATCTTGCATGGACTCTCCCCTAGCCGCTGCACGTGAGTCCTAGAcacgctaggactcttcctctTGCCTATCCAAGTCCAGCCCGAGCCCTGGTCCACGAGCCCCTAAATCCTTTATCACCCATATGAAGTCCTAGGTTCTTGTCTATTCTTAGCCAATTTGTTGCCAGCCCTTAAACATGCATCTTATGGCCCTTAAACTCGTGGAAAAACGTCTCTCCATGATACTCTAACACGGCAGCCTCTTCATGAGATGATATTATAGGTTTTGGGTCATGAAATCATGAATTCTTAACATGTCaaggcataaaaacgaaaatgatcataaggTAAACATGCTGTTAGaattggaacttggacctaactcaaccccaagaGCTAGGTCATTTTTAAACCccacgctccagatgttcacTCCTGGGCGTGAGAGGGgtgtgttaattgtcccacatcggttggataaatgaccttggagttgtatatatgggattggacaatcctccccccttgagctagcttttggggttgagttaggtccaagtgccaatcttaacatggtatcagagcccgggttccaccgttatgtgttggactgcctataattaggccacccgttctgcccataattgggtcatttgtaaactccacgctccagatgttcattcctgggcgtgagatgggtgtgttaattgtcccacatcggttggataaataacctgggagttgtatatatgggcttaGGACAATCCTCCctccttgagctagcttttggggttgagttaggtccaagttccattcttaacatggtatcagagcccgggttccaccgttatgtgttggactgcctataattaggccacccgttctgcccataattgggtcatttgtaaactccacgctccagatgttcattcttgggcgtgagaggggtgtgttaattgtcccacatcggtagGATAAATAacctgggagttgtatatatggtcttagacaatcctccccccttgagctagcttttggggttgagttaggtccaagttctaTTCTTAACACATGCTTTTCATGCAGATGTAATTCAAACacgtaatatggtgtgatagatgaggaAAAGAATAATTATGGCGTGCCCGCACAAAAACAAGttgacgatgcgaagaacgacgacatAGAACTCCTAGGCTGAAATTCCTTTGAAAACCGTAGCTTGAAGTCTCCAAAATCTCGTGTGTGCTTGTGTTAAGGGGGAGGGGAGAGTCCTTGTAATTTTTTAGAGGAGTGGGCGTGAGTTGTGAGGAGTGGGGGAATGATTTGCTAGCCTTTTATTTTAGTTAAAACACCTAgtacaagcttaggcccataaCATGCTAtactaggcccattaagcccatttaGTAATATCTAAAACTtatttaggaaagtttgtgaaattattagtcgAATTCTCAAAAAGTTCATAATTTCGTCGAAAATCAAATATCGATAAAAATTACTACTCGACGTGTAAAATTacctcaaaacacctcattttccaaaaatatcaaatagcgtcaaccttattttaaataattaaaaacaattatttaataaatatattttcctgttttcagccatcggtctccgtttctcgatcgcatctcgaataacctttaaaaatatatttttatgcattctaacaataaaccttatttttaccCATGTAATCttgcatatcataattattcatgccattaaaaccatttagttagtcattttccatttttcataGATTTAAATGCAGATGGATTACGTCATCTTATTTTTGGACTTTAGCAGTGATATTAGTGCACCTTCTCAAAGATATGCTATAATAAAGCGGAATGAGGAATGTGGGGTAATGATATCTTGATATTTGTGCTCCTGAACTTTTAGCAATCTTTATAAACAAGTCTAGGTTATCAGCATGACATCATATTGAAGGTATCCTCGGCAGTGGTTAACTCGCATGGCAATAATGGTGCAGACATGAACCTCTCATTTGTCCGTGTTACATCTTTTCATCTTGTTCATAAGtttgtaaattttaaataattgttccCCATTCCAAGATACATATTTTCACTCTCATCCAGTGTTTTAACAGGTTTgccaaaagaaaatattatatgCTTCTGGTGACTACCGGATGGCCGGGGCTTATACTTCAGTTGGATCAATGGAACCTTTTTATGTCTTTCCTTGTGGACATTCCTTTCATTCACATTGTTTGATTGCCCATGTCACTAAATCCACTACTGAAACTCAAGTAAGTTGAGGAATATGAAGGTCAATGCTTTTTCTGTAACTTTGTGTTTAAATAAATACCGTTGTTTTAAACCTTTATTTGGCATTTAGAACGattacaaaatttatttaatttttttgaccCGAGCTCCGCTATACTTTGAGTAACGAGATATTTTCATGCAAACTTATGTTGTACAAAGTAAAGTATGTAAGAAATCTAGAGTGAAATCTGAAATTATCTGGAATAGACATGTTGTGGGTATTGTTTATGAGAAAACATCTTATGCCAAGTGTTCTTTTGTTCTCATGGTCTGAGACTTTAGTTCAATATCTTCATTTGGTTTTTCGTGCAAGTCCAAATTTTGCTGTTTTATGGTTGATTCAACTGACAAATGGCCGTAGTGTAGTAGAGTGATCTTATTACAACTTTGTCTTCACAATCTTATTTATACAAATTGCCTTTTTTTCAAAGATTGGTGctgtaatatttttatttcaatgcctttgtttcaatggttttgcaGGCTGAATACATACAAGATTTGTAAAAGCTGTTGACTTTTCTGAGTGATGGACCTAGGAGGGAAACGAATGGCAGCTTGAAAGAAGAGGATCCcacaaatttatatatatgagACCAGGTGTCTTGTGATATTTGCTGGTCTTGGTAAATTCCCTTTTTTCTAGTCTACTTCATTTTTACATTCTTCATTTCATTTCTAATAGTTGATTTGATGAATTACGTAGAAACAAgtatataaaatatttcaaacaagCAACTGTATGTGAGTCAAGTCTACGCGAATTTAGCCAGTTTGGGGTCGGAAAAGCTCGTTCTGTGACAAATTGTTCCAGACTGGTTAACGACGACTAGCAATGGTATCAACTCTTGATGTACCTGCAAGAAGTCCAAGCTTGAAATCACTTTCTTAAATTCTTGTTATGGTCATTTTTTTAGTTTAGCTACCGGTGGCGGTGGTGCGTGATTTATTGCCATGTCCAGTTTCTTCTCACTCAGAAGTATAATAACATTGAAACTGGTCGGAACTAGTGCATTCTAGTCTCGTAGATCGTAGCTTGATATATTCTCAAATAGTTGAAGTTAATGTTTTTAAACAAAAGTAGGCGTGAGAACTAAATTAGTTTCTGCTGGATTCTAGGAATAAGAGTTGGCCAAACAAAAGTTTAAGTTGTTATTAATCAACTCTAATCAAATTGTATGTTAACAATGATCAAGTAGAGTGACACACAAGACTAACTGTTTAGTGTAGAACTTTAAGCAATCAATAATTATATGAGCTGTATGGTATTTGAGAAGGTTTTAATCTTAATTTCTCATTGGTGTAATCCAACACATAAAATTGGTTTTCTAAGGGGTTTATAACTTAAATTAGTAGAGTATTGATTCATGTATAAATACATGTTCTCACTTCATTTTTTCATATTATACACCTTGCatgtataatataataaataatgcatgtataatataataaaataatgcatgtaatatatttttattatttaaatatgattcTATAGAAAGTTTGAGAGATTTTGGGATGGACAAAGTATACTCCAAATATTTCTCCCTGGTCTCCACCGAAATATAGAATATATTCTGTTTTGAATGAGATAATAACGAAATAAAAGAAGCTTGATTTCACAGTACATGCTTCACATGACATATTCACCTCAAAAATAATTCCGGTTTCCCACTCCGTGTTTGCAGTTTAACCTGCTAATTCTAGCAATTATGCTATGAACTAAAGTAGAAGCCAGGATGTCTCCAAGTTGAACTTCCATGAAGGCTGTTGTGTCTGGTCATCTTAGGCACAATTGGCTAAAAATGTTAGCTACTTTACTGCCGTTCTTGTAAATGTGCGAGAGCATGATGGGAGGCCGGCCAAGTTCCCCCTCCGTAGATGCAGAAGATCCCATTTAATCGATGTAGCTTGTATGAGAACCAAAGATGCAAGGAATCAATTTCCACCCAGATTGAGAAAGTATTAAAATCCACATAAAATCGTAGCCCTTTCCTCATAGCAAGAAGCCTCGCAAAGATATTCGTGACTCATCCAATGACTTTACATGTTCATTTGGTTTGCCTAGTGAAAACACTGTTAGAAGAAGGCTGTATTTTTGAATGTGACATTCACTAAAGAATTTATGCAAATCTTAATTCTTATGTATGACGACAAGTGACAGAAGATTTTATTTCAAGTAGTAACCCACCTGTTAATGTTGATCTCTACGTTCTTCTATTCGTCAGTCTCCTTTATTTCCACTTTATGCTTCATGCCACGAGTAAAGAAGTTACGTTCAGAATGGACAACTTGAAAACAATCATTTCCCAAGCTCTGTTGCTTCTCCAGTATTAGCATTGCAGAATGCAACACAGAATATTTACAATCGTACAACTCAATCTTCTCCAGTGTCAGAATTTCACCCATCCCAGATGGGATCTCCTCCAATTCATAACAAGATTCGAGAATAAGGTGCTGAAGGCTTGGAAAGTTGTAACACTTGGCTTTCCAATGCATCAAGTCTAATACTTCAAGTACCAGTACTTTCAGTGGAGAAAACTCCCCCTCGTTCGGTTCCCACTCTGTTCCTAGGCAAGCATGATCAgttagtttgagaacttcaagATTGGGTAGTAAGCCAACTACTGTCAAAGCAAACCATGGAATTCCACATCCGCTCAAAGATAAAGTTTTTAGTGCACTGGGGAAAGCAAACTTGAGCTTTGGCAGCGAAATCAAGTCTGTGAACCATTTGATATTTGGAATTACACGGATCTTCAAAGTTTTGAGCTGACGTAGATATATAAGATTCTCAAATTGATAATACGACCACCCTTTTTCCCTGCAGCAGTGAGCGTCATATGAAACATCCAATTTCGTGATGTTGGGAATCCTTGTCAAAATTTCCTTACTAAACCTCAAATTCCATATCCCAGAAGACTATGGAGTTTCTCACGAGCTAAATACTTCCCATAAAAATTGAATATGGAAGAAAAGTCGAGAAAAACAAACTGCCCTGATTGTGGCATCTTACTGATTCCCATTGCCAAACTTTCATCCCAAGAATGTGCGTATTTATTCATGATCATAGTTTCTAGATTCAATAGCTTTGACATCGATCCAAGTACGTATTCTTGTCCTGTTGAGGCAGTGTTTGGAACTAAATGTTTCATTTGCTCATTTTGATTAACTAATCTAAGTCCTCCATCAGTTAAAAGCTTCACTTCGCTACTTGTTTGACCACTTCTGGAGAGGTGATTCCAGCGGGACTTGGCGTCTTTGAGATCTGTAACAAAATGAGATGCAGTTACGTTGATAACTTTCTTCAGGATGACCTACAATGTTtctcttaaaaaaaattccaaaaaacCATACTTTTGGATCAAAGAGGGATCAAGCTCATTAACGTATATGCCAATCAAATTTACTTGCCCAAATACCACAGAGGGCTGAAATGTTTTCCAGTTTAACCATTGAAGCTATATTTCAAGAATCACTAAAAATGACTTCCAAAAGATATAGCTAGTTGAGCTGGGTAGTACAACTAAAATATTTCACTCTAGTAGCCATTGTTTATAAGTTTTCACGATGGATTTGCTTGTCCAATTTAGTATTTCTCGAGTAGATAAAAAGGAATGAACCCTTTTGTGAGTTACATATATacaacacacacaaacactttTTAATACCTTTGCACAAAACATCCAGGCCATCGGGAGGGATTGAACCACACTGCACTAATCTACGGATCTGCAAAATATTTTCAGGAATGAGACCAATGTAAGTCATAAGAGTTTAGAATTTAATAACCACGTAGGATAACTTAATCTTATATAAGCCAAGTGACCAACCCATCAAAATTGATCCCTACATGTTTCAATCACCCAAACTCTTTATAATTTTGGAACGTGATGATTACAATAATATAACATCTGCATCTCTTATAGTTTACAGGTCAGTTATTTTTTACCACTGTATACATGCTGCGATCTGAGAAGCTCTTTTTGGAATGGACAACAACTTGGAAACCATCGTTACCATAGCTCTGCTGCAACTCTAGTATTTGCTGGGCTGAATTCAGGACAGAAGCTTTACACTCACGCAACTCAATCGTTGAAAGTGTCTGACTTTCTCCCATCACAGACGGTATCTCAACCAATTCATGGCATGAGTGAAGAATTGAGGCGTTGAAGGcttggtgtggggacccgggctctaactcaattgtctctgagattaattggatctttgttagaaaatgtgggtcaaaattttgcttttgaTACTAAAAACAATTGTATATAATTCATACAAAAGTAATATCTCTATTTCATTTCAACAAAAgtaaatacatgtcttgtcccatttcatttatacaaactagtgttatTAACAAAGTACATATCACATGTAGAACATCTAGTTGtcttctacgcccgaaatctccacgctatctcgatctctcagtctttgtctcgaccctgatcctgtcccacctgttgtcatgcacacatacagacacaacaacagccggatactccggtgagaacaaatcccagtataaaacatgtatacatgcatatcatGCGATATAAATCAGGAACATACTACCATGAACATAATCAATAGCAATACGTCCCATAGTCTATCAAACGTAATCAATATAAGGCAAGCAActtaattcaaactcatatctttgactcgactcgtatcta
This window of the Primulina tabacum isolate GXHZ01 chromosome 12, ASM2559414v2, whole genome shotgun sequence genome carries:
- the LOC142520088 gene encoding vacuolar sorting protein 18-like, with protein sequence MMGTRSPGLGSRRRQKNCRAFTLESDISAPSQRYAIIKRNEECGVCQKKILYASGDYRMAGAYTSVGSMEPFYVFPCGHSFHSHCLIAHVTKSTTETQAEYIQDL